A genomic region of Paramormyrops kingsleyae isolate MSU_618 chromosome 19, PKINGS_0.4, whole genome shotgun sequence contains the following coding sequences:
- the LOC140581219 gene encoding uncharacterized protein, producing MAPVVCSECSMFSYTSPVISGTFVCDKCKLVARLTEKIADLEGRIRTLREIPESESVIDAVLAAPDMSAIVSQSPPAPAAGPSQQGEWVMTRRHNRKSKQDSHQHHSPIRVSNRFSPLSETPTEPPVESALVIGDSMLRDVRVAIPAAVVNCLPGARATDILSNLKVLGKSKRKYSHIVIHVGTNDVRLRQSEISKANFIAVCSLAKKMSASVTCSGPIPARRGDEIYSRLSSLHRWLSEWCPINGVGYIDHWRTFWGRPWLLKRDGIHPTWAGADLLSKSIAHSLRADC from the coding sequence ATGGCTCCTGTCGTTTGCTCCGAGTGCAGTATGTTTAGTTATACTTCTCCCGTCATTAGCGGTACGTTTGTCTGCGATAAGTGTAAGCTAGTTgccaggctgacggagaagatcgCAGACTTAGAGGGACGCATCCGGACGTTACGAGAGATTCCGGAGAGTGAGAGTGTTATTGAcgcagtgttagcggctccAGATATGTCCGCTATAGTGAGCCAGTCTCCCCCGGCTCCGGCAGCAGGGccttcgcagcaaggcgagtgggtgatGACCCGGCGGCATAACCGTAAGTCCAAACAGGACTCACACCAGcaccattcacccattcgcgtttccaacaggttctccccactcagtgaaacacccactgagccgcctgtCGAAAGCGCTCTGGTAATCGGCGATTCTATGCTAAGAGACGTGAGAGTAGCGATTCCAGCGGccgtagttaattgtctccctggtgccagagcgactgacatcttatcaaacttaaaagtgctgggtaagagtaaacgtaagtattcgcatattgttatccacgtcggcacaaatgatgtccgattgaggcaatcggagatctctaaagcaaatttcatagcggtgtgcagccttgcgaagaagatgtccgcgtcagtaacatgctctggccccatccctgctagacgtggcgacgaaatatacagcagattatcgtcgctgcatcgctggctgtcggaatggtgcccgataaatggtgtgggttatatagaccactggcggacattctggggtaggccttggcttttgaagagggacggtattcaccccacgtgggctggtgccgatctcctgtcaaaaagcatagctcacagtcttagggcagattgctga